Proteins encoded together in one Rhodospirillaceae bacterium window:
- a CDS encoding peptidylprolyl isomerase, protein MATQIIRQALTAGLILAFSADLGWAQDNSTTTEPAAPAAAPATAPASPGAPDPKLVVAKLNGTDITRQDIIDSAQGLEPEVRANIDQFFPQLLDRYIFLKLVADQGRADGLDKDPNVTAMVAESVRQIEDNAIRQIYFKKLIDQKVTDAAVDARYDELKAQFDEEVKKIAPERELSASHILVKTEDEAKAIIEQLKGGADFATLAKEKSTDVNSGKLGGQLGWFTMKDEWVKEFLDAAFAMKEGETSQVPVKTQFGYHIIKVTGDRTKPLPTFDRKKEDIRLDLVDELRRDVAKQLKDAAKLEVIDPNGGVKPAQ, encoded by the coding sequence ATGGCCACTCAGATTATCCGCCAGGCTTTGACCGCCGGCCTCATCCTCGCCTTCAGCGCCGACCTCGGCTGGGCCCAGGACAACAGCACCACGACCGAGCCGGCGGCACCCGCCGCGGCACCGGCGACGGCGCCTGCCAGTCCGGGCGCCCCGGATCCCAAGCTGGTGGTAGCCAAGCTGAACGGGACCGACATCACACGCCAGGACATCATCGATTCCGCCCAGGGCCTGGAGCCTGAGGTGCGCGCCAATATCGACCAGTTCTTCCCCCAGCTGCTCGACCGCTACATCTTCCTGAAGCTGGTAGCCGATCAGGGCCGGGCCGACGGACTGGACAAGGATCCCAATGTGACGGCGATGGTGGCCGAGTCGGTCCGCCAGATCGAAGACAATGCCATCCGACAGATCTACTTCAAGAAGCTGATCGACCAGAAGGTGACCGACGCGGCGGTCGATGCGCGCTATGACGAACTCAAGGCGCAGTTCGACGAAGAAGTGAAGAAGATCGCACCGGAGCGTGAACTCTCGGCCAGCCATATCCTGGTCAAGACCGAGGATGAGGCCAAGGCGATCATCGAGCAGTTGAAGGGCGGCGCCGATTTCGCCACTTTGGCCAAGGAAAAATCCACCGACGTCAACAGCGGTAAGCTGGGCGGCCAGCTCGGCTGGTTCACCATGAAGGACGAATGGGTGAAGGAGTTCCTGGACGCCGCCTTTGCCATGAAGGAAGGCGAGACGAGCCAGGTGCCGGTGAAGACTCAGTTTGGCTATCATATCATCAAGGTCACCGGCGATCGCACCAAGCCCCTGCCGACCTTCGACAGGAAAAAGGAAGACATCCGCCTCGACCTGGTGGATGAACTGCGCCGCGACGTGGCGAAGCAGCTGAAGGACGCGGCCAAGCTTGAGGTCATCGACCCCAATGGCGGCGTGAAGCCCGCCCAGTAA
- the argJ gene encoding bifunctional glutamate N-acetyltransferase/amino-acid acetyltransferase ArgJ, whose protein sequence is MGAKVSPLAPTVFHHLPALPGLRLAARECGVRYKGRKDVMLMEVAPGSTIAGVLTRSLTCSAPVDICRKHLKGGKVRAILVNAGNANAFTGKAGMEAADRCLKATAKALKCQPKEIYIASTGVIGEPLNDKAITGNLPALIKDLHADSWNDAARAIMTTDTFEKVATRTARIGDVEVTLNGIAKGSGMIAPDMATMLAFVATDAKIPAAILQTLLSKAVDRSFNCITVDGDTSTSDTLLLVATGQGPKHKKPASATDPILKDFRAALESLLTDLAVQVVQDGEGAEKLITIDVTGAATAAAARRIGLAIANSPLVKTAIAGEDANWGRIVMAVGKSGEKADRDKLAISIGGVEITRNGQRRPDYDETPVAAHIKTRDVKIGVDVGVGKAKARVWTCDLTHRYIEINADYRS, encoded by the coding sequence ATGGGCGCCAAGGTCTCGCCGCTTGCACCGACCGTGTTTCATCATTTGCCGGCCCTGCCCGGGCTGCGGCTCGCCGCCCGCGAATGTGGCGTGCGCTACAAGGGCCGCAAGGATGTCATGCTGATGGAGGTGGCGCCCGGCAGCACCATCGCCGGCGTGTTGACGCGCTCCCTGACCTGCTCGGCCCCGGTCGACATTTGCCGCAAGCATCTTAAAGGCGGCAAGGTGCGCGCCATCTTGGTCAATGCCGGCAATGCCAATGCCTTTACCGGCAAGGCCGGCATGGAGGCGGCGGATCGTTGCCTCAAGGCGACCGCCAAAGCGCTGAAATGTCAGCCCAAGGAAATCTACATCGCCTCGACCGGCGTCATCGGCGAGCCGCTCAACGACAAGGCGATCACCGGCAATCTGCCGGCGCTGATCAAGGACCTCCACGCCGATTCCTGGAACGATGCCGCCCGCGCCATCATGACCACGGACACGTTCGAGAAAGTGGCAACCCGCACGGCCAGGATCGGCGATGTGGAAGTGACCCTCAACGGCATCGCCAAGGGATCGGGCATGATCGCGCCGGACATGGCGACCATGCTGGCCTTTGTGGCGACCGACGCCAAGATCCCGGCCGCCATCCTGCAGACCCTTCTCTCCAAGGCGGTCGATCGGTCGTTCAACTGCATCACGGTGGATGGCGATACCTCGACCAGCGACACGTTGCTGCTGGTGGCGACCGGCCAGGGACCCAAGCACAAGAAGCCGGCATCCGCCACCGACCCGATCCTCAAGGACTTCCGCGCAGCCCTTGAGTCGCTGCTGACCGACCTTGCGGTCCAGGTGGTGCAGGATGGCGAGGGTGCCGAGAAGCTCATCACCATCGATGTAACGGGTGCCGCGACCGCTGCCGCCGCGCGCCGCATCGGCCTTGCCATCGCCAATTCGCCCTTGGTCAAGACTGCCATCGCCGGCGAGGATGCCAATTGGGGTCGCATTGTCATGGCCGTCGGCAAATCGGGCGAGAAGGCGGACCGTGACAAGCTTGCCATCTCCATCGGCGGCGTCGAGATCACGCGGAATGGTCAACGCCGCCCGGACTATGACGAGACACCGGTTGCCGCCCATATCAAGACCCGCGACGTCAAGATCGGCGTCGATGTCGGCGTGGGCAAGGCCAAGGCGCGGGTCTGGACCTGCGACCTCACCCATCGCTATATCGAGATCAATGCCGATTACCGTTCCTGA
- a CDS encoding GNAT family N-acetyltransferase: MPITVPEIETDRLRLRPLTKADAPEIVRLVDDFDVARFTATIPHPYDMSMALDFIAAP; the protein is encoded by the coding sequence ATGCCGATTACCGTTCCTGAGATCGAGACCGATCGCCTGCGCCTGCGCCCGCTGACCAAGGCAGATGCGCCAGAGATCGTGCGGCTGGTCGACGATTTCGACGTCGCTCGCTTCACCGCCACCATTCCCCATCCCTATGACATGTCGATGGCGCTGGATTTCATCGCCGCCCCCTAA
- a CDS encoding GNAT family N-acetyltransferase, with translation MLGIFHKEDGRLLGCVGLQKTPEGPELGYWIGRDYWRQGYASEAAGRLVKLAFENFALPELIASAVTVNEASHRVLEKIGFSVCGTGEIYSRAQNCHLPVIHRRLKRNDWLRATGRAA, from the coding sequence GTGCTCGGCATCTTCCACAAGGAAGACGGCCGGCTGCTGGGTTGCGTCGGCCTGCAGAAAACGCCGGAGGGACCGGAGCTCGGCTACTGGATCGGGCGCGATTATTGGCGCCAGGGCTATGCGAGCGAAGCCGCCGGGCGCCTGGTGAAACTCGCCTTCGAGAATTTCGCCCTGCCGGAACTGATCGCCTCCGCCGTCACGGTCAACGAGGCCTCGCACCGGGTACTGGAAAAGATCGGCTTTTCCGTTTGCGGCACAGGCGAGATCTATTCACGCGCGCAGAACTGCCACCTGCCCGTCATTCATCGCCGTCTGAAGCGGAACGATTGGCTACGCGCGACGGGCCGGGCCGCCTAA
- the mutT gene encoding 8-oxo-dGTP diphosphatase MutT: MSQKKMLLVVAVALVDADGRVLLAQRPPGKSMAGLWEFPGGKVHEGETPEAALIRELHEELGIDVKESCLAPLTFASHSYEQFHLLMPLYVCRRWEGTVHGREGQSLAWVRPTRLSDYPMPPADKPLIAMLCDLL, translated from the coding sequence ATGAGCCAGAAGAAAATGTTGCTGGTCGTCGCCGTCGCTTTGGTCGATGCTGATGGAAGGGTGCTGCTCGCGCAGCGCCCCCCGGGCAAGAGCATGGCTGGCCTCTGGGAGTTTCCAGGTGGCAAGGTGCATGAAGGCGAAACCCCCGAGGCGGCACTCATTCGCGAGCTGCATGAGGAACTCGGCATCGACGTCAAGGAAAGCTGCCTCGCACCCCTCACCTTCGCCTCGCACAGCTACGAACAGTTTCACCTGCTGATGCCACTTTATGTCTGCCGCCGCTGGGAAGGCACCGTGCACGGCCGCGAAGGCCAGAGCCTCGCCTGGGTGCGGCCGACCCGGCTTTCCGACTATCCGATGCCGCCGGCCGACAAGCCGCTCATTGCCATGTTGTGCGATTTGCTGTGA
- a CDS encoding FecR domain-containing protein, which yields MRVLAIAGLGGAFIALALFGHPSPALADPIGLVQRVHNTAYGTPPQAARVPKHKRDGVEFKELIETARNSAVEIGFVDGSTMTVGADAAINIDNFVFDQDAETGEAVLTLTRGAVRWVTGIMPSGGMRIETPTATITIRGTNVKIGVRANGDTLLGLDEGEIGIVSKGKGDPVTLTAGKGARITPEGIEVIDEVLAVADAVVDDGWLNALGVEFNRDRAKSSESGGNQQ from the coding sequence ATGCGCGTCCTTGCAATCGCTGGCTTAGGCGGCGCGTTCATCGCCCTCGCTCTGTTCGGCCATCCGTCACCGGCCCTGGCCGATCCCATCGGCCTGGTGCAGCGTGTACACAACACCGCCTATGGCACGCCGCCGCAGGCCGCGCGGGTGCCAAAGCACAAGCGCGACGGGGTCGAGTTCAAGGAACTGATCGAAACCGCCAGGAACAGCGCCGTCGAGATCGGCTTTGTCGATGGCTCGACCATGACCGTTGGCGCCGACGCAGCAATCAACATCGACAACTTCGTGTTCGATCAGGACGCGGAGACCGGTGAAGCGGTCCTCACCCTGACCCGCGGCGCCGTTCGCTGGGTCACCGGCATCATGCCGTCGGGTGGCATGCGCATTGAAACGCCGACCGCGACCATCACGATCCGCGGCACCAATGTGAAGATCGGCGTCCGCGCCAATGGCGACACATTGCTGGGACTTGACGAAGGCGAGATCGGCATCGTCTCCAAGGGCAAGGGCGATCCCGTGACATTGACGGCGGGCAAGGGCGCCCGCATTACGCCCGAGGGCATCGAGGTGATCGATGAAGTCCTCGCGGTAGCCGATGCCGTTGTCGACGATGGCTGGCTGAACGCGCTGGGCGTCGAGTTCAATCGCGACCGGGCGAAGTCGAGTGAAAGCGGCGGCAATCAGCAATAG
- a CDS encoding methyltransferase domain-containing protein: MSDQQHVFDRTQLRRQRRRAAAGFTRHDFLYRELGERLLDRLADVRRSFPLAADISPYPGVLSDLRAAMNPDLGGIETLIETGPVPLPAGHGNPRIVCDEEALPFRAGSLDLILSCLGLHWVNDLPGALVQMRDALRPDGLFLGVMLGGETLHELRQCLMEAELAESGGASPRISPMVGLRDAAGLLQRASFALPVADAESVTVTYPNVLALMRELRGMGEGNATLARSRRPLGRRVLAHASALYAQRFAAADGRVTATFQAVFLTGWAPAANQQQPARRGSGEVSLVDIFAPKGCGST; this comes from the coding sequence ATGAGCGACCAGCAACATGTCTTCGATCGCACCCAGCTGCGACGCCAGCGCCGCCGTGCCGCGGCCGGTTTCACGCGCCATGATTTTCTCTACCGAGAACTGGGCGAACGGCTTCTCGACCGCCTCGCCGATGTGCGTCGCAGCTTTCCGCTGGCGGCCGATATCTCACCCTATCCGGGTGTTCTGTCCGATCTGCGAGCGGCGATGAACCCGGATCTCGGTGGGATCGAGACCTTGATCGAGACCGGCCCTGTGCCGCTGCCAGCGGGACATGGCAATCCACGTATTGTCTGCGATGAGGAGGCGCTGCCGTTCCGCGCCGGCAGCCTCGATCTCATCCTCTCGTGTCTCGGCTTGCACTGGGTCAACGATCTGCCGGGCGCCTTGGTGCAGATGCGCGATGCGTTGCGGCCGGACGGGCTGTTTCTCGGTGTGATGCTGGGTGGCGAGACGCTCCATGAGCTGCGGCAATGCCTGATGGAAGCGGAACTGGCCGAGAGCGGCGGCGCCAGCCCGCGCATCTCGCCGATGGTGGGGCTGCGCGATGCCGCGGGCCTGCTGCAGCGCGCGAGCTTCGCCTTGCCGGTGGCCGATGCGGAAAGCGTCACGGTGACCTATCCGAATGTGCTTGCCCTGATGCGCGAGCTGCGCGGCATGGGCGAGGGGAATGCCACCCTTGCCAGGTCGCGGCGGCCGCTCGGGCGCCGTGTCCTGGCGCATGCCAGCGCGCTCTATGCCCAGCGGTTTGCGGCCGCTGACGGGCGGGTAACGGCCACGTTCCAGGCAGTGTTCCTCACCGGCTGGGCGCCTGCCGCCAATCAGCAGCAGCCGGCCCGGCGCGGCAGCGGCGAGGTCAGCCTGGTCGACATTTTCGCACCCAAGGGCTGTGGCAGCACCTAG
- a CDS encoding ComF family protein: MTQLDSLRSPARSPMRRALARALDAVLPPRCLKCGLVVATQSGSHGSGPHGALCPACWQELSFLGPPCCACCGQPFDFEMGPGALCGACTQMRPAFDRARAVMRYDEASRDLVLAFKHADRTSLTPAFAAWLKRAGEELLAETDLIVPVPLHWSRLFSRRYNQAALLAVALGDLAGKPVLPDLLVRRRATRKQGHLGRLARQRNVAGAFALHPGRASALAGKRVLLIDDVITTGATVTNCARVLRQGGAAAIDVLALARVIQAL; this comes from the coding sequence ATGACCCAGCTCGACTCCTTGCGATCACCAGCGCGCAGCCCGATGCGCCGTGCCTTGGCGCGGGCGCTGGATGCCGTGCTGCCGCCGCGCTGTCTGAAATGCGGACTGGTGGTGGCGACGCAAAGCGGCTCGCATGGGAGCGGGCCGCATGGCGCCCTTTGCCCCGCCTGCTGGCAGGAGTTGAGTTTCCTGGGACCACCCTGCTGCGCCTGCTGTGGCCAGCCGTTCGATTTCGAGATGGGGCCGGGGGCGCTGTGCGGCGCCTGCACCCAGATGCGACCCGCCTTCGACCGGGCGCGCGCGGTGATGCGCTATGACGAGGCCAGCCGCGATCTCGTCCTCGCCTTCAAGCACGCCGACCGCACCTCCCTCACCCCCGCCTTCGCCGCCTGGCTGAAACGCGCCGGTGAGGAGCTGCTGGCCGAGACCGATCTGATCGTGCCGGTACCGCTGCACTGGTCGCGCTTGTTCAGCCGCCGTTATAACCAGGCGGCCCTGCTGGCGGTGGCGCTCGGGGACCTTGCGGGCAAGCCGGTGCTCCCAGATCTGCTCGTCCGGCGGCGCGCCACGCGGAAACAGGGGCATCTCGGCCGCCTCGCCCGCCAGCGCAATGTGGCTGGGGCCTTTGCCCTTCACCCCGGGCGGGCGTCGGCGCTGGCCGGGAAACGGGTGCTGCTGATCGACGATGTCATCACCACCGGGGCCACCGTCACCAATTGCGCCAGGGTTCTGCGCCAGGGCGGCGCCGCGGCCATCGACGTCCTGGCCCTGGCCCGGGTCATCCAGGCCCTTTGA
- the grxC gene encoding glutaredoxin 3: MAKVEIYTTMLCGYCYRAKKLLQERGVEFTEIDVMTDGKLRDEMRKRAGGRTSVPQIFIGDTHVGGCDDLYALDQAGKLQPLLHASH, translated from the coding sequence ATGGCCAAGGTTGAGATCTACACGACCATGCTGTGCGGATATTGCTACCGCGCCAAGAAGCTGCTGCAGGAGCGCGGGGTCGAGTTTACCGAAATCGACGTGATGACGGATGGCAAGCTGCGCGACGAGATGCGCAAGCGTGCCGGCGGCCGGACCTCGGTCCCGCAGATCTTCATCGGCGACACCCATGTCGGCGGCTGCGACGATCTCTATGCCCTCGACCAGGCCGGCAAGCTGCAGCCCTTGCTCCACGCCAGCCACTGA